The following coding sequences lie in one Streptomyces sp. NBC_00510 genomic window:
- a CDS encoding SpoIIE family protein phosphatase, which produces MALPDTGDDEHAVATPQIDYAALFAATPSPYLVLNAALVIVGVNQAYLAATKRTRDDLIGQYIFDAFPDNPDDPLADGVRNLSASLQRALTCREPDTMALQKYDIPVMTDPGRFEERWWSPINTPVLGPDGNVAWIIHRVEDVTSFVQARRHRHGLQGSDLSEREQAMEAELYARARELQRLNDQLREAHARERQVALTLQEAMLHSPDLNQHEDIAVRYLPAAGSLNVCGDWYDVVNLSANCYAVAVGDVVGHGLEAASVMGMLRSALSAAMRTVDGPAKALEVVGLYARCVEGAVATTAVSALIDKERQTISYSSAGHPPPVLLHGDGTCELLDQATDPPLGARPAHVARPQASLSYRPGDTLVLYTDGLIERRREDIYTGLARLTSALADTPGLGAERLADALLARLGVTGGAADDIALVTLRL; this is translated from the coding sequence GTGGCCCTGCCGGACACGGGGGACGACGAGCACGCCGTGGCGACACCGCAGATCGACTACGCGGCGCTGTTCGCGGCGACCCCGAGCCCGTACCTGGTACTGAACGCGGCGCTGGTGATCGTGGGCGTCAACCAGGCGTACCTGGCGGCGACCAAACGCACCCGGGACGACCTGATCGGCCAGTACATCTTCGACGCGTTCCCCGACAACCCGGACGACCCGCTGGCCGACGGGGTGCGCAACCTCAGCGCCTCCCTGCAGCGGGCCCTGACCTGCCGCGAGCCCGACACGATGGCGCTGCAGAAGTACGACATCCCGGTGATGACCGATCCCGGGAGGTTCGAGGAGCGCTGGTGGAGCCCGATCAACACCCCCGTCCTCGGGCCGGACGGCAACGTCGCATGGATCATCCACCGGGTGGAGGACGTGACCTCGTTCGTCCAGGCCCGCCGCCACCGGCACGGGCTGCAGGGCTCGGACCTGAGCGAGCGCGAGCAGGCGATGGAGGCCGAGCTCTACGCGCGGGCCCGGGAGCTGCAGCGCCTCAACGACCAGTTGCGCGAGGCCCACGCCCGCGAACGGCAGGTCGCCCTCACGCTGCAGGAGGCCATGCTCCACTCGCCGGACCTGAACCAGCACGAGGACATCGCGGTGCGCTACCTGCCGGCCGCCGGCTCGCTGAACGTGTGCGGCGACTGGTACGACGTGGTCAACCTCTCGGCGAACTGCTACGCGGTGGCGGTCGGCGACGTCGTGGGCCACGGCCTGGAGGCCGCCAGCGTCATGGGGATGCTGCGCAGCGCGCTGAGCGCGGCCATGCGCACCGTCGACGGTCCCGCCAAGGCACTTGAGGTCGTCGGCCTGTACGCACGCTGCGTCGAGGGTGCCGTGGCCACCACCGCCGTCAGCGCGCTGATCGACAAGGAGCGGCAGACGATCAGCTACAGCAGCGCCGGGCATCCGCCGCCCGTGCTGCTCCACGGCGACGGCACCTGCGAGCTGCTGGACCAGGCCACAGACCCGCCCCTGGGTGCCCGCCCCGCCCACGTCGCCCGACCGCAGGCGTCTTTGTCGTACCGCCCGGGGGACACGCTGGTGCTCTACACCGACGGCCTGATCGAGCGCCGCAGGGAGGACATCTACACGGGCCTGGCCCGGCTGACCTCCGCGCTCGCCGATACGCCCGGGCTCGGCGCCGAGCGGCTCGCGGACGCCCTGCTGGCGCGGCTCGGCGTTACCGGAGGCGCGGCCGACGACATCGCGCTGGTCACCCTGCGCCTGTGA
- a CDS encoding type 1 glutamine amidotransferase domain-containing protein, with protein sequence MAKILFVLTGASSWTLSDGTEHPTGFWAEEAVTPYRVLTAAGHEVVVATPGGVVPAVDRGSLAAEFNGGEEGARAVAEELEAMTVLRRPIKLEEADLDDYAAVFYPGGHGPMEDLAVDPVSGRLLTAALGSGKPLGVVCHGPAALLAAEGADGGWPFAGYRLTGFTNAEEIQGGLAGRAPWLLQDRLVALGADFQEGEPWTPHVVTDRNLITGQNPASSGPLAERLLAALG encoded by the coding sequence ATGGCGAAGATCCTGTTCGTCCTGACCGGCGCCTCGTCCTGGACGCTGTCCGACGGCACCGAGCACCCCACCGGCTTCTGGGCCGAGGAGGCCGTGACCCCCTACCGGGTCCTCACCGCCGCGGGTCACGAGGTCGTGGTGGCCACCCCGGGTGGCGTCGTGCCGGCAGTGGACCGGGGGAGCCTGGCCGCCGAGTTCAACGGCGGGGAGGAGGGCGCCCGGGCCGTCGCCGAGGAACTGGAGGCGATGACGGTGCTGCGGCGCCCGATCAAGCTGGAGGAGGCGGACCTCGACGACTACGCCGCCGTGTTCTACCCCGGCGGGCACGGACCGATGGAGGACCTCGCCGTCGACCCGGTCTCCGGACGCCTGCTGACCGCCGCGCTCGGCTCGGGCAAGCCGCTCGGCGTCGTCTGCCACGGCCCCGCGGCCCTGCTCGCCGCCGAAGGCGCGGACGGCGGCTGGCCGTTCGCGGGCTACCGGCTGACCGGCTTCACCAACGCCGAGGAGATCCAGGGAGGGCTCGCCGGCCGTGCCCCCTGGCTCCTGCAGGACCGTCTGGTCGCCCTCGGCGCGGACTTCCAGGAGGGCGAGCCGTGGACGCCCCACGTGGTGACCGACCGCAACCTGATCACCGGTCAGAACCCGGCATCCTCCGGCCCGCTGGCCGAGCGCCTGCTCGCCGCGCTGGGCTGA
- a CDS encoding aldo/keto reductase, with the protein MRYRDLGRSGLRVSEIGYGAWGIGASAWVGATEDESLRALNRAVDLGVNLIDTARGYGESERIVGRVVRDRARAGDEILVATKVPPKNRLWPAPDGVDPAEAFPGDHIRESLETSLRAAGLDHFDVLQFHVWSDEWVGRGDWAETVADLKKEGKIRLFGVSVNDHEPDNALALVRSGVVDTVQVIYNVFDQAPADALLPACQEHGVGVIVRVALDEGGLTGRITAGTTFPEGDFRNRYFRDDRPAQVERRVDAIVADLGIDPDDLAETALRFVLSAPAVSTVIPGMRSVRNVERNTALSDGRPLTPEQLAVLARHRWERNFYG; encoded by the coding sequence GTGCGCTACCGGGACCTGGGACGCAGCGGGCTGCGGGTGTCGGAGATCGGCTACGGAGCCTGGGGGATCGGCGCGTCCGCGTGGGTGGGCGCGACCGAGGACGAGTCCCTGCGCGCCCTGAACCGGGCCGTCGACCTCGGGGTGAACCTCATCGACACCGCACGCGGCTACGGCGAGAGCGAGCGCATCGTCGGACGCGTAGTCCGCGACCGCGCCCGGGCCGGTGACGAGATCCTCGTGGCCACCAAGGTCCCGCCGAAGAACCGCCTGTGGCCCGCCCCCGACGGCGTGGACCCGGCGGAGGCGTTCCCCGGCGACCACATCCGCGAGAGCCTCGAGACCAGCCTGCGGGCCGCCGGGCTCGACCACTTCGACGTGCTCCAGTTCCACGTCTGGAGCGACGAGTGGGTCGGCCGCGGGGACTGGGCGGAGACCGTCGCCGACCTGAAGAAGGAGGGCAAGATCCGGCTCTTCGGGGTGTCGGTCAACGACCACGAGCCGGACAACGCCCTCGCCCTGGTCCGCAGCGGGGTCGTGGACACGGTGCAGGTGATCTACAACGTCTTCGACCAGGCACCGGCGGACGCGCTGCTCCCCGCCTGCCAGGAGCACGGGGTCGGCGTCATCGTCCGGGTGGCCCTCGACGAGGGCGGCCTGACCGGCCGGATCACCGCCGGGACCACCTTCCCCGAAGGGGACTTCCGCAACCGCTACTTCCGTGACGACCGCCCCGCGCAGGTGGAGCGGCGCGTGGACGCCATCGTCGCCGACCTCGGCATCGACCCCGACGACTTGGCGGAGACCGCCCTGCGGTTCGTGCTGAGCGCCCCCGCGGTCTCCACCGTCATCCCCGGCATGCGGTCGGTGCGCAACGTCGAGCGCAACACCGCGCTGAGCGACGGCCGCCCCCTGACGCCGGAACAACTCGCGGTCCTCGCCCGGCACCGCTGGGAGCGCAACTTCTACGGCTGA
- a CDS encoding peptidoglycan-binding protein — MVEPTRVITARETPGGPDEPWEESLGLFRPAGGAAPPRDGGPDTQPLPRTGPPPRRAADLRAGTRTAPPRRSPRTPRALRVALLTGTGGAAGFALALALFSPGVLHPGTPQGAAPASPSAPGAPTAAGPGSPGAGAIGGVLRQGDTGPAVSELQARLLRIPDVYADGAVDGRFDGRLAAAVARFQVWYGVRGDESGEYGDATRRDLESRTSFASG, encoded by the coding sequence ATGGTCGAGCCGACGCGTGTCATCACCGCGCGGGAGACGCCCGGAGGGCCGGACGAGCCGTGGGAGGAGTCCCTCGGCCTGTTCCGCCCCGCCGGCGGTGCCGCCCCGCCCCGGGACGGCGGTCCTGACACCCAGCCGCTGCCCCGCACCGGGCCGCCCCCGCGACGGGCCGCGGACCTCCGGGCCGGCACCCGCACGGCACCGCCCCGGCGCTCCCCCCGCACCCCGCGCGCGCTGCGCGTCGCGCTGCTCACCGGCACCGGCGGCGCCGCCGGATTCGCGCTCGCCCTCGCCCTGTTCTCCCCCGGCGTCCTCCACCCCGGTACGCCGCAGGGCGCCGCCCCCGCCTCCCCCTCCGCACCCGGCGCGCCCACGGCCGCCGGTCCCGGCTCGCCCGGTGCGGGCGCGATCGGCGGGGTGCTCCGGCAGGGCGACACCGGACCGGCCGTCAGCGAGCTCCAGGCCCGGCTGCTGCGGATCCCGGATGTCTACGCGGACGGTGCCGTCGACGGCCGCTTCGACGGGCGCCTCGCCGCGGCCGTCGCCCGTTTCCAGGTCTGGTACGGCGTCCGCGGCGACGAGAGCGGCGAGTACGGCGACGCCACGCGCCGCGACCTGGAGTCCCGTACGTCGTTCGCCTCGGGCTGA
- a CDS encoding HD domain-containing protein, with product MKLNSVADAEALARLAHEGQTDRIGVPYIEHVRAVAAGLAAFGPDLQMAGLLHDVIEDTPWTAGRLRAAGVPERVVGIVEQVTNQLGVPYEDKLRRIAAGRDAALVKIADNAHNSHPDRAARLDEAQRLRLAAKYRGARAILWPAVPREDVATILAVVNPALLPDLPPAG from the coding sequence ATGAAGTTGAACAGCGTGGCCGACGCCGAGGCCCTGGCGCGCCTGGCGCACGAGGGCCAGACCGACCGCATCGGCGTGCCCTACATCGAGCACGTCCGGGCGGTCGCGGCGGGGCTCGCCGCCTTCGGCCCGGACCTCCAGATGGCCGGACTCCTGCACGACGTCATCGAGGACACCCCCTGGACCGCCGGCCGGCTGCGCGCCGCCGGCGTCCCGGAGCGGGTCGTCGGCATCGTCGAGCAGGTCACCAACCAGCTGGGCGTGCCCTACGAGGACAAACTGCGCCGGATCGCCGCCGGCCGGGACGCGGCCCTGGTGAAGATCGCGGACAACGCCCACAACAGCCACCCGGACCGGGCCGCACGCCTCGACGAGGCGCAGCGGCTGCGGCTGGCCGCCAAGTACCGCGGGGCCCGGGCGATCCTGTGGCCCGCGGTGCCCCGCGAGGACGTCGCCACGATCCTCGCGGTCGTCAACCCGGCACTGCTGCCGGATCTTCCGCCGGCCGGCTGA
- a CDS encoding FUSC family protein, with protein MPGRGALEWLRARDPGLRAVRRSVRVTLVACLSFYVARYGFGEPVVAIYALFGAVASGGLSYVPGTPVERARTLLAALPVAALLIALGTALAVSDWTAALGMLGVGFAVTYAGVGGPKLVGLANGLQLFYILPCFPPYQPESLGLRLCGLVVGVLLMAAAEVWVWPDPSPGRYQDRLAHACETAAKALQSLALEPPVVTERLERLLETAQQLRMSHVPKDERPASAGARDRALCQGAAYLRHLLAQTGQLAEDAAERTPAPDAARSRMLLASATACHSAARALKGEAPAPLVAPCAAAAAAFEEHRVHRPVSGGTSATTVRDGAIALDIAYTAAFLVTSVRIALGAPVPPDTTRPEERLGPFWYAGQSPVALYGHRMRAHLTPRSVYFQNAVRIALALAAARLIAGGLDLSHGFWALLTTLTVMRTSAAGTRTTVVPAVRGTLVGAGVAALLLLLVGDHTPVYAVMMAPVFFLAFTAGPVLGLGWGQAFFTVAVASAFTQIAPSGPELAAFRIADVVTGALTGIVVGLLAWPRGGTGELGRACSRLLDQGTLAVTRITECITGTGTVGDALSRARLAQLIAEASYAQFATERDTPGAGPALPTDFQAIMLAGNRVLTMGQTLVDHCPPGALAAWPLSAAHLRDAAHHLRLTTLPLTYDLRSGTMRPAPVESPLRSVPTDRTVIADVCAASGGRAPDPLLYYAVDAAIWLASLQRVVTAISRPAEDPAAVPG; from the coding sequence GTGCCCGGTCGCGGTGCGCTGGAGTGGCTGCGGGCCCGTGATCCGGGCCTCCGGGCGGTGCGTCGTTCGGTGCGGGTGACCCTCGTGGCGTGCCTGAGCTTCTACGTCGCGCGCTACGGCTTCGGCGAGCCGGTCGTCGCCATCTACGCCCTCTTCGGCGCCGTGGCCTCCGGTGGCCTGTCCTACGTGCCCGGTACGCCGGTCGAGCGCGCCCGCACCCTGCTGGCCGCGCTGCCGGTGGCCGCGTTGCTGATCGCCCTGGGCACGGCACTGGCCGTCAGCGACTGGACGGCGGCGCTGGGGATGCTCGGGGTCGGGTTCGCGGTGACGTACGCGGGCGTGGGCGGACCCAAGCTGGTGGGGCTCGCCAACGGGCTGCAGCTGTTCTACATCCTGCCGTGCTTCCCCCCGTACCAGCCGGAGTCGCTGGGCCTGCGCCTGTGCGGCCTGGTGGTCGGCGTGCTGCTGATGGCCGCCGCCGAGGTGTGGGTGTGGCCGGATCCGTCACCGGGCCGCTACCAGGACCGGCTCGCCCACGCGTGCGAGACCGCGGCGAAGGCGCTGCAGTCGCTGGCCCTCGAGCCGCCGGTGGTGACCGAGCGACTGGAACGCCTGCTGGAGACGGCGCAGCAGTTGCGCATGAGCCACGTGCCGAAGGACGAGCGCCCGGCGTCGGCGGGGGCACGCGACCGGGCGCTGTGCCAGGGGGCCGCGTACCTGCGGCACCTGCTGGCGCAGACCGGGCAGTTGGCCGAGGACGCGGCGGAGCGCACACCGGCCCCCGACGCCGCCCGGTCGCGGATGCTGCTGGCCTCGGCCACCGCCTGCCACAGCGCCGCCCGGGCGCTGAAGGGCGAGGCCCCGGCGCCGCTGGTCGCCCCGTGCGCGGCCGCCGCGGCGGCCTTCGAGGAGCACCGGGTCCACCGGCCGGTGTCCGGAGGGACCTCCGCCACGACGGTGCGGGACGGGGCGATCGCGCTCGACATCGCGTACACCGCGGCCTTCCTGGTCACCTCCGTGCGGATCGCGCTCGGCGCGCCGGTGCCGCCCGACACGACACGGCCCGAGGAGCGGCTGGGGCCGTTCTGGTACGCGGGGCAGTCGCCGGTCGCCCTGTACGGGCACCGGATGCGGGCCCATCTCACGCCGCGCTCGGTCTACTTCCAGAACGCCGTGCGCATCGCACTGGCCCTCGCCGCGGCGCGGCTGATCGCGGGCGGGCTCGACCTGTCGCACGGCTTCTGGGCGCTCCTGACCACGTTGACGGTGATGCGCACCAGCGCCGCCGGCACCCGTACGACCGTGGTCCCCGCGGTGCGGGGCACGCTGGTGGGGGCCGGGGTGGCCGCGCTGCTGCTGTTGCTCGTGGGCGACCACACGCCGGTGTACGCGGTCATGATGGCGCCCGTGTTCTTCCTCGCGTTCACGGCGGGGCCGGTGCTCGGTCTCGGCTGGGGCCAGGCGTTCTTCACGGTCGCGGTGGCCTCCGCCTTCACACAGATCGCCCCCTCGGGTCCGGAGCTCGCCGCGTTCCGGATCGCGGACGTGGTGACGGGTGCCCTGACCGGCATCGTCGTCGGGCTGCTGGCCTGGCCGCGGGGCGGCACGGGCGAGCTGGGGCGGGCCTGTTCGCGGCTGCTGGACCAGGGCACCCTGGCGGTCACCCGGATCACCGAGTGCATCACCGGGACCGGGACGGTGGGCGACGCGCTGTCCAGGGCCCGGCTCGCCCAGCTGATCGCGGAGGCGAGCTACGCGCAGTTCGCCACCGAACGCGACACCCCCGGTGCAGGACCCGCGCTGCCGACGGACTTCCAGGCGATCATGCTGGCCGGGAACCGGGTCCTCACCATGGGGCAGACCCTGGTCGACCACTGCCCGCCGGGCGCGCTGGCCGCGTGGCCGCTCAGCGCCGCGCACCTGCGGGACGCGGCGCACCATCTGCGGCTGACCACACTGCCGCTGACGTACGACCTGCGCTCGGGCACGATGCGTCCGGCACCCGTCGAGTCCCCGCTGCGGAGCGTGCCGACGGACCGCACGGTCATCGCGGACGTCTGCGCCGCCTCGGGCGGCCGGGCACCGGACCCGCTGCTGTACTACGCCGTCGACGCCGCGATCTGGCTGGCCAGCCTGCAGCGGGTGGTCACCGCGATCAGCCGGCCGGCGGAAGATCCGGCAGCAGTGCCGGGTTGA